CGCAGGTATCCGATGCCGCCTGGCCGAGCTTGTGCTCGACCTTGTCGACCACATAGCCGATCCGGTCGGTTGGAACGAGGAAAGCTGTTATGCCCTTGCGGCCTGCCGCGGGGTCGGTAACCGCCACGGCCATCACCACCTTGGCAATTCGCCCCGAGGTGATGAACTGCTTGGATCCGGTCAACCGCCAGCCACCGGCAACACGCTCGGCCCTGGTGCGGATCGCCGCGGCATCTGATCCCGCGTCACTTTCGGTCAGCGCGAAAGCGCCGATCATCCGGCCGGATATCAGTTCCGGCAGAAACCGCTGCTTCTGCTCGGGCGTACCGTCCTTGAGCAGGCCGGAAACAAGGATCGAGTTCTGGATCGACACGATGGTCGACAGCGCCCCGTCCGTCGCAGCCAGCTCGATGAGTGACAAGGCGTAGGAAACATAATCCGCGTCCGATCCGCCATAAGCTGCAGGCGCGATCAGCCCGAACAGACCAAGCGATCCAAGCTCCTCGAACAGGTCGTCAGGATAACCGCCCGCGCGCTCGTAGTGTGCGGAATTGGGGCGAATCCGTTCCTGGGCAAAGGCGCGGACGCCGTCGCGAATTGCCACCTGTATTTCACTGAGCATCATGACGAGACGACACACCCTGCCTGCATTGGCCCGCCGCAGGAGACGGCGAGAGATCCAACGGGGGCTAGGTGACATCGCAATCGCGGCGCCAAGACAAAAGTATGGGGCTGATCGCTGTGTGAGCTGGAAGAGGAGTACGACGACAAAACCGGGAGACTAGAGATGCATGGCACCGCAGCAATCCTGCGCAAGGCGAACCAGCCCTTTTCGATCGAAGCGGTAAAAATCGATCCGCCGCGTGCCGGCGAGGTCCTTGTCCGAATCCGTGCGGTCGGCATCTGCCACACCGACATGGTTTTCGCCTCTGGCGCGATGGGATCACCCTTTCCCCTGATCCTCGGGCATGAAGGCGCGGGCGTCGTCGAAGCGGTTGGCGAAGGTGTGACCAAGGTCCGACCCGGCCAGAAGGTCCTGTTGACATTCAATTCCTGCGGGCAGTGCGGGCAATGCCACGGCGGCGATCCGGCCTATTGTCAGGAATTCGTCGCGCTCAACTTTGCCTGTGTTCGGGGCGATGGCAGTTCGTGTGTCCACGATGAAGCCGGCCAGGTTTCAGCAAGGTTCTTCGGGCAGTCGTCGTTCGCCTCACACGCAATTGCCGACGAGCGCAATGTGATCGCTCTCCCTGACGATGCTGACCTGAGGACCCTCGCGCCGCTCGGCTGCGGTATCCAGACCGGGGTTGGTGCCGTGCTGCGCTCGCTAAAGGCGCAGAAGGGATCGAGCCTGGTCGTCCTCGGCGGAGGCGCGGTGGGCCTTAGCGCGGTTCTGGGAGGCAAAATCGCTGGCTGTGCGACCATCATCCTGATCGAACCGCAGGAAGCGCGGCGGCAGCTGGCGATGGAACTGGGTGCGGATCATGTGATCGATCCGGCAGATGGCGACACGGCCGAGCAGGTCAGGGCCTTGCTACCGCAAGGCGCGAACAACGTGGTCGATACCAGCGGTAATGTCGGGGCGATTTTTGCCGCGCTATCCATGCTGGCACCGCACGGCGCGCTGGGCCTGGTCGGCGTGCCCGGCAGCCTCGATGCGGCGCTGCCGCTGCCAATCGTGCCTGCCATAACCTATGGCTATACGATCAAAGGAATCATCGAGGGCGACAGCGATCCCGATACCTTCCTGCCCGAACTGATCGCGCTGCACGCTGCCGGAAAGCTGCCGATCGAGCGGTTCTCGACCATCTACCCGTTCGACCAGATCAACCAGGCGATTGCTGACAGCCATTCCGGCAAATGTGTGAAGGCGATCCTTGAACTCCCGGCTTGAAGGAACCTGACTGTGACCCAAGACACCCTGACCATGACGATTGGCGGCAAGGCTGCGTCGTCCGCTAACAGCCTCGATGTGTGCAACCCCGCGACCGGGCAGGTCTTCGCCACTGTGCCAGATGCCGGCGCGGCAGAGCTTGAAGCGGCCATCACCGCGGCCCGCAGCGCCTTCCCCGCCTGGCGCGACACGGCCTGGGCCGACCGCGCTGCAATCGTCAATCGCATCGGCGAGACCATCGCGGCGAATGCGGCGGAACTGGCCGCGATGCTCACCCGCGAGCAGGGCAAACCGGCGGAGCAGGCCCAGTTCGAGGTCATGGCCGCCGCGCAGTGGTGCCAGGCAACCGCCACTCTGACTTTGCCTGACCGCGAGATCGAGGCCGGGCCGGGACGCCGCCAGGTTACCCGCTATGTCCCGATCGGGGTGGTGGCCGGGATCTCGCCATGGAATTTTCCGGTGGTACTGTCGATTTGGAAGATCGCGCCGGCCCTGCTTGCAGGGAATACCTTGGTCCTGAAGCCTTCGCCGTTCACGCCGATGACCGTGCTGCGGATCGGCGAACTGGTGCGCGATTTCGTACCTGCCGGGGTGCTCAACATGATCACTGGCGGCGACGCGCTGGGGCCGCTGATGACCGCGCACCCGGGCTTCGACAAGGTCAGCTTCACCGGTTCGACGGCGACCGGACGCCGGGTGATGGCCAGCGCGGCGCCGACGCTCAAGCGGCTGACACTGGAACTGGGTGGTAACGATGCGGCGATCGTTATGCCGGACGTAAACGTGCCCGAAACGGCGGAAAGGCTGTTCTGGTCGGCCTTCACCAACAGCGGGCAGGTCTGCGTCGCGACAAAGCGCGCCTACGTCCACAGCGACATCTATGACGCGTTCCGCGATGAGTTGGTAAAACTCGCGGAGGCTGTGCCGATGGGCGACGGCAGCCAGCAAGGGACCGCGCTCGGACCGATCCAGAACAAGCCGCAGTACGACCGCGTCAGAGGCCTGCTCGCCGACTGTAAAGCGAACGGTTACCAGTTGCTCCAAGGAGACGCGCCGGAAGGAGAGGGCTTCTTCGTCCCCGTCA
This sequence is a window from Sphingopyxis sp. USTB-05. Protein-coding genes within it:
- a CDS encoding acyl-CoA dehydrogenase family protein yields the protein MMLSEIQVAIRDGVRAFAQERIRPNSAHYERAGGYPDDLFEELGSLGLFGLIAPAAYGGSDADYVSYALSLIELAATDGALSTIVSIQNSILVSGLLKDGTPEQKQRFLPELISGRMIGAFALTESDAGSDAAAIRTRAERVAGGWRLTGSKQFITSGRIAKVVMAVAVTDPAAGRKGITAFLVPTDRIGYVVDKVEHKLGQAASDTCALRFDDLFVEDHLVLGAPGDGYRIALANLETGRIGIAAQAVGMAQAALEIAVAYAKDRVSMGRPIIEHQAVGFRLADLTTRLEAARLMVLSAAALRDAGTPALKEASMAKLFASEMAEMVVSGAIQTLGGYGYLEEFGLAKLYRDVRVCQIYEGTSDIQRMIIARAL
- a CDS encoding NAD(P)-dependent alcohol dehydrogenase; the protein is MHGTAAILRKANQPFSIEAVKIDPPRAGEVLVRIRAVGICHTDMVFASGAMGSPFPLILGHEGAGVVEAVGEGVTKVRPGQKVLLTFNSCGQCGQCHGGDPAYCQEFVALNFACVRGDGSSCVHDEAGQVSARFFGQSSFASHAIADERNVIALPDDADLRTLAPLGCGIQTGVGAVLRSLKAQKGSSLVVLGGGAVGLSAVLGGKIAGCATIILIEPQEARRQLAMELGADHVIDPADGDTAEQVRALLPQGANNVVDTSGNVGAIFAALSMLAPHGALGLVGVPGSLDAALPLPIVPAITYGYTIKGIIEGDSDPDTFLPELIALHAAGKLPIERFSTIYPFDQINQAIADSHSGKCVKAILELPA
- a CDS encoding aldehyde dehydrogenase family protein, yielding MTQDTLTMTIGGKAASSANSLDVCNPATGQVFATVPDAGAAELEAAITAARSAFPAWRDTAWADRAAIVNRIGETIAANAAELAAMLTREQGKPAEQAQFEVMAAAQWCQATATLTLPDREIEAGPGRRQVTRYVPIGVVAGISPWNFPVVLSIWKIAPALLAGNTLVLKPSPFTPMTVLRIGELVRDFVPAGVLNMITGGDALGPLMTAHPGFDKVSFTGSTATGRRVMASAAPTLKRLTLELGGNDAAIVMPDVNVPETAERLFWSAFTNSGQVCVATKRAYVHSDIYDAFRDELVKLAEAVPMGDGSQQGTALGPIQNKPQYDRVRGLLADCKANGYQLLQGDAPEGEGFFVPVTLVDNPPEDSRIVREEQFGPILPLLRFSDVEEVIAKANSSDMGLAGTVWSADTEAAMRIAEQMDTGNVWINEGLALSPFAAFSGRKQSGVGVENGIEGLMTYVEPKTFLVSH